Proteins encoded within one genomic window of Pedobacter africanus:
- a CDS encoding alpha/beta hydrolase produces MNYRTLLLTCLLLACGLYGSAQVKETFAYSTKDTLSLKLDIYSNQDLQVKKPCIIFAFGGGFIRGTRDDKYYLDYFKKLVEHNYKVISIDYRLGLKGEKWPTVFNTSVLKNAIAYAVEDMYDATNYLITHADKLGIDTSMVILSGSSAGAVTSLQADWEKRNNTAISQKLPQSFQYKGIIAFAGAILSYTGKPGYKIPPAPTMMFHGTDDKIVVYNKVKLFNRGMFGSRYLASLFKKQSYPYYFQSVRNIGHDIAGTPMHNNLDDILWFIRTYIEQKKPYQMEVDFKAL; encoded by the coding sequence GTGAATTACAGAACGCTGCTTTTAACCTGTCTTTTGCTTGCCTGCGGACTGTATGGCTCTGCCCAGGTTAAAGAAACCTTTGCATACAGCACAAAAGATACCCTTTCCCTAAAACTCGACATTTACAGCAATCAGGACCTGCAGGTAAAAAAGCCCTGCATTATTTTTGCTTTTGGGGGCGGCTTTATCCGGGGCACACGGGACGACAAATATTACCTGGACTATTTTAAAAAACTGGTTGAGCACAACTACAAAGTGATCTCTATTGATTACCGGCTTGGGCTGAAGGGTGAAAAATGGCCAACGGTATTCAATACCAGTGTACTTAAAAATGCCATTGCCTATGCAGTAGAAGATATGTACGATGCCACGAACTACCTGATTACCCATGCAGACAAGCTGGGCATTGATACCTCAATGGTGATCCTTTCCGGATCGAGCGCCGGAGCAGTCACCAGTTTACAGGCCGATTGGGAGAAAAGGAACAACACTGCCATCAGTCAGAAATTGCCGCAAAGTTTTCAATACAAGGGCATAATTGCCTTTGCGGGCGCCATTTTAAGTTACACCGGCAAACCCGGCTACAAAATACCGCCTGCACCTACCATGATGTTCCACGGTACTGACGATAAGATTGTGGTTTACAACAAAGTTAAGCTGTTTAACCGCGGTATGTTTGGTTCCAGGTACCTGGCCAGCCTTTTTAAAAAACAGAGCTATCCTTATTATTTCCAGTCTGTACGCAACATAGGGCATGACATTGCCGGTACGCCCATGCACAATAACCTGGATGACATTCTGTGGTTCATCCGGACTTATATAGAACAGAAGAAGCCCTACCAGATGGAAGTAGATTTTAAAGCACTTTAA
- a CDS encoding copper resistance protein NlpE, with the protein MKKLLLALSLAPILIWSCNHETKSTAAADTSSISGTVDTTKTDHNATADPHNAQNSLDWNGTYKGVTPCADCEGIETEVTLNPDLSFLIKTKYKGKSDKVYEEKGKFKWDATGSKVTLETVDHHRLFFVGENTLTQLDMDGNKVTGALADSYVLKK; encoded by the coding sequence ATGAAAAAACTATTGCTTGCGCTGTCGCTGGCCCCGATACTGATCTGGAGCTGTAACCATGAGACAAAATCTACTGCTGCTGCAGACACCAGCTCAATATCCGGCACGGTTGACACCACTAAAACAGACCATAATGCAACAGCCGATCCGCACAATGCACAAAACTCGCTGGACTGGAACGGTACCTATAAAGGTGTTACACCCTGCGCCGATTGTGAAGGGATAGAGACCGAGGTTACCTTAAACCCCGACCTGAGCTTTCTGATCAAAACAAAATACAAAGGAAAAAGCGATAAGGTTTATGAAGAGAAAGGCAAATTTAAATGGGATGCAACAGGCAGTAAAGTTACATTGGAAACCGTTGATCATCACCGATTGTTTTTTGTAGGGGAAAATACGCTTACCCAGCTGGATATGGATGGCAATAAGGTAACCGGCGCACTTGCAGACAGCTATGTGCTAAAAAAATAA
- the msrA gene encoding peptide-methionine (S)-S-oxide reductase MsrA yields the protein MKYLSVIVLILLSVNAADAQSKKLQKATFGMGCFWCSEALFQRLNGVTAVRSGYEGGNVSNPSYEDVCTGTTGHAEVIEVTYDPAKIKYEELLEVFWKSHDPTTLNRQGADVGTQYRSVIFYHNEEQKQLAEKYKKELNDTRAFDKPVVTAISKAAPFYLAENYHQDYFNKNGSAPYCRMVILPKMEKLEKLFKARLKH from the coding sequence ATGAAGTATTTATCAGTTATAGTTTTGATCCTTTTATCAGTGAACGCTGCAGATGCACAATCGAAAAAACTGCAAAAAGCAACTTTTGGTATGGGCTGCTTCTGGTGTTCCGAGGCATTGTTCCAGCGGTTAAACGGGGTCACTGCTGTTCGCTCTGGCTATGAGGGCGGCAATGTTTCCAATCCTTCCTACGAAGATGTATGTACCGGAACTACCGGCCATGCGGAGGTGATAGAGGTTACTTACGACCCTGCAAAAATCAAATATGAGGAACTGCTGGAGGTTTTCTGGAAAAGCCATGATCCTACTACATTAAACAGGCAGGGAGCAGATGTAGGCACACAATACCGCTCTGTCATCTTTTACCATAACGAAGAACAGAAACAGCTGGCCGAAAAGTATAAAAAGGAGCTAAACGATACCAGGGCCTTCGATAAACCGGTGGTTACGGCCATCAGCAAAGCGGCCCCTTTTTACCTGGCAGAAAATTATCACCAGGATTATTTTAACAAAAACGGCAGCGCACCTTATTGCCGCATGGTAATCCTGCCGAAGATGGAGAAGCTGGAAAAGCTTTTTAAGGCCAGGCTTAAGCATTAA